One Littorina saxatilis isolate snail1 linkage group LG10, US_GU_Lsax_2.0, whole genome shotgun sequence DNA window includes the following coding sequences:
- the LOC138979120 gene encoding uncharacterized abhydrolase domain-containing protein DDB_G0269086-like translates to MKTQRSQRQAADNVMKKQRSQRQAADNVMKKQRSQRQAADTVMNKQRSQRQATDNVMNKQRSQRQAADTVMKKQRSQRQAADNVMKKQRSQRQASDTVMKKQKSQRQAADTVMKKQRSQRQAADNVMKKQRSQRQAADNVMKKQRSQRQAADNVMKKQRSQRQAADNVMKKQRSQRQAADNVMKKQRSQRQAADNVMKKQRSQRQTADNVMKKQRSQRQAADNYMQ, encoded by the exons ATGAAGACACAGAGAAGCCAGCGACAAGCTGCCGACAATGTGATGAAGAAACAGAGAAGCCAGCGACAAGCTGCCGACAATGTGATGAAGAAACAGAGAAGCCAGCGACAAGCTGCCGACACTGTGATGAATAAACAGAGAAGCCAGCGACAAGCTACCGACAATGTGATGAATAAACAGAGAAGCCAGCGACAAGCTGCCGACACTGTGATGAAGAAACAGAGAAGCCAGCGACAAGCTGCCGACAATGTGATGAAGAAACAGAGAAGCCAGCGACAAGCTTCCGACACTGTGATGAAGAAACAGAAAAGCCAGCGACAAGCTGCCGACACTGTGATGAAGAAACAGAGAAGCCAGCGACAAGCTGCCGACAATGTGATGAAGAAACAGAGAAGCCAGCGACAAGCTGCCGACAATGTGATGAAGAAACAGAGAAGCCAGCGACAAGCTGCCGACAATGTGATGAAGAAACAGAGAAGCCAGCGACAAGCTGCCGACAATGTGATGAAGAAACAGAGAAGCCAGCGACAAGCTGCCGACAATGTGATGAAGAAACAGAGAAGCCAGCGACAAGCTGCCGACAATGTGATGAAGAAACAGAGAAGCCAGCGACAAACTGCCGACAATGTGATGAAGAAACAGAGAAGCCAGCGACAAGCTGCCGACaat TACATGCAGTGA
- the LOC138977969 gene encoding sialin-like: protein MASGKSSSLDVKKADTSEKVPFILCSERWRLAFIAFVGFFFVYSLRVNMSVAIVCMVKADNSTNTTTDNSTCGTSDSSSSSKEQGEFDWNKGIQSSILSSFFYGYLVMQIPGGWLAGKFGGKRVLGISMTIVAVATVLLPELARRDYKYVYGLRVIMGIASSVSFPAMHAMWGRWAPPAERSRLASFTYTGLMVGNIVTFICSGYLCAHGFDHGWGSVFYVSGGACFVWLALWWLLVSDSPDQCSRITEAERNYIVNGIGDNPHAVFKVPWKEVAKSKAMWVVLAAHMCNNWMHYTLVTSLPTFMKEVLHYDIEQNGVLSAIPYMAMAVTATLGGHVADFVSARCLSTRATRRVFQATSFLGAGACLVAVGFVDCEQRTTAVILLGVAVGFEGLCYSGYMVNQIDFAPRYAGVLFGITNFISTIPGIVAPEVAGLLTPNKTQEEWRSVFYVCGAFTLFGAVVFGAFAVTDVEPWAKVPDVAVDDVKNLEIQVVAETGTKNGVIAYDNKGMNTSDVVDNDAVDTRL from the exons ATGGCGTCTGGAAAGTCATCTTCTTTGGATGTCAAGAAGGCCGACACCTCTGAAAAAG TTCCTTTCATCCTGTGCTCGGAGCGATGGCGGCTTGCTTTCATAGCTTTCGTGGGCTTCTTCTTCGTGTACTCGCTGCGAGTCAACATGAGTGTGGCGATCGTCTGCATGGTCAAGGCCGACAACTCCACCAACACCACGACCGATAACTCTACTTGTGGAACCTCGGACAGTTCGTCCTCGTCAAAGGAG CAGGGAGAGTTTGACTGGAACAAGGGTATACAGTCCAGTATCCTCTCCTCCTTTTTTTACGGGTACCTGGTGATGCAGATTCCAGGTGGATGGCTGGCTGGTAAGTTCGGCGGCAAGAGGGTGCTGGGAATCAGCATGACCATCGTTGCCGTGGCAACCGTGCTGCTTCCGGAGCTGGCTCGCCGAGACTACAAGTATGTCTACGGTCTCAGGGTCATCATGGGCATCGCCTCG agcgtgTCGTTCCCAGCCATGCACGCCATGTGGGGGAGATGGGCCCCGCCTGCGGAGCGCTCCCGTCTGGCTTCCTTCACCTacactg GCTTGATGGTGGGCAACATCGTGACGTTCATCTGCTCGGGCTACCTGTGTGCGCACGGCTTTGATCACGGCTGGGGGTCCGTCTTCTACGTATCAG GGGGTGCTTGTTTCGTGTGGCTGGCGTTGTGGTGGTTGCTGGTGTCCGATTCGCCAGACCAGTGTTCCCGTATTACGGAGGCAGAGAGAAACTACATCGTCAACGGCATCGGTGATAACCCTCACgcg GTGTTTAAAGTGCCGTGGAAAGAGGTGGCCAAGTCCAAGGCGATGTGGGTGGTCCTGGCTGCTCACATGTGTAACAACTGGATGCATTACACGCTGGTGACGTCACTGCCCACCTTCATGAAGGAAGTGCTGCACTATGACATCGAACAG AACGGCGTGCTGTCGGCCATACCTTATATGGCGATGGCGGTGACAGCCACACTGGGGGGTCACGTGGCCGACTTCGTGAGTGCGCGATGTTTGTCCACACGTGCTACACGGCGCGTGTTCCAGGCTACCT CCTTTCTGGGAGCAGGGGCCTGCCTGGTTGCGGTTGGCTTCGTGGACTGTGAGCAACGCACGACTGCCGTCATCTTGCTGGGCGTGGCGGTGGGGTTTGAGGGGCTGTGTTACAGCGGATACATGGTCAACCAGATTGACTTTGCTCCCAG ATACGCTGGCGTGCTGTTTGGCATCACTAACTTTATCTCTACCATTCCCGGCATCGTGGCCCCAGAGGTCGCAGGGTTGCTAACTCCCAAT AAAACGCAGGAGGAGTGGCGCAgcgtgttttatgtgtgtggcgCCTTCACGCTCTTCGGAGCCGTCGTGTTCGGAGCCTTTGCCGTCACCGACGTGGAACCGTGGGCAAAGGTCCCGGATGTTGCAGTTGATGACGTCAAAAACCTCGAAATTCAAGTGGTCGCCGAGACTGGTACTAAGAACGGCGTCATTGCTTACGACAACAAAGGCATGAACACTTCTGACGTAGTCGACAATGACGCCGTTGACACCAGGTTATGA